TGATCGCTGAAATGCGTTTGCCGATCATGGACATCCCGACACGGCGCTTCGTCGCCGATCCACGCGGTGCAAAAATTGATATGCGCGCAACGCTACGTGCCGGCCTGCGCTCCTCCGGCGCAATGATGCCGCTCAAATACCGCCGTCGCGTGACCCGCCATCCGCCGCTCGTCGTGCTGTGCGACATATCCGGCTCGATGAGCCGTTATTCGCGGATGTTTCTGCATTTCGTACATGCCGTCACCAATGATCGCGACCGGGTGCATAGTTTCATTTTCGGCACCCGCCTCACCAATATCACGCGCCATTTGCAGTACCGCGACGTCGATGTGGCACTCGACCGCGTGGCCAATGCGGCAAAGGACTGGTCGGGCGGCACGCGGATCGGCGAAAGCCTGCTTGAGTTTAACCGCTTTTGGTCGCGCCGCGTGCTTGGCCAGGGTGCCGTAGTGCTGTTGATCACCGACGGTTTGGACCGCGGCGATGTCGACGGCCTCGGACGCGAGATTGAGCGGCTGCACAAATCCTGCCGCCACCTGATCTGGCTCAATCCACTGTTGCGTTTCGAGGGCTTCCGCCCCGAAGCGCGCGGTGTGCGGGCGATCCTGCCGCATGTCGATGATTTCCGCTCTGTTCATAACCTCCATAGCCTGAGCGATATCGGCGCGGCGCTTAGTGGCTATAAAAACGCGGATTGGCCGATTTCCGAAGTCGCCTGAGCGGCGTTATTGACTGCCCGGTAGGCCCGGCTAAAGTCGCGCAACACGGGACAAACATTAAACAGAGACATAGGTGCAGCCATGAAGCTCGAAGGAAAAGTAGCCCTCATCACCGGCAGTTCGCGCGGCATTGGCGCCTGCATTGCCCGGCGTTATGGCACCGAGGGCGCGCGCGTCGCGGTCGTCGCCCATACCAAGCTCGACAGAGCCGAGGCTGTAGCCGCGGAGATCATCGCAGCCGGCGGCGAGGCCAAGGCGTTTCAGGCCGATGTCGCTCAAGTTTCAGAATGCGACCGCCTGGCGCGCGAGGTGATCGCCGCTTTCGGCACGGTGGATATCCTGGTCAACAACGCCGGCGTCTTCACAGCCATCTCGATTGAGGAGACGACCGAAGAGATCTGGGACGCCCAAGTCGATCTCAACATGAAAGGCAGTTTCTTCATGGCTCGCGCCGTGGTGCCGTGCATGAAAGCCCAGGGCAGCGGCAAGATCATCAACATCACTTCAATCGCCGGCGTCGGCGGTTTTCCCAACGCCGGCGCCTATTGTTCGTCGAAAGGCGGGCAGCTGAATATGGTGAATGCCTTGTGCCTGGAATTGGCGAAAGACGGTATCAACGTGAACTCGCTCGCACCCGGCAACATCAAAACCGATATGAATGAGGCCTATCGTGCGGAACCCGGCTTTGACGAGCGCCAGGCGGCTCTCACGCCGACCGGCATCGGCCATATCGACCCGAACGATCTCACCGGCGCCGCCGTGTTCCTGGCGTCATCCGATGCTGATCAAGTGCATGGCGCCAATTTATTGGTCGATGGCGGCTGGGCGGCTTGGTAGGAGTGCGGTAGATGGCAAGTGATATTCTCTATGAAAAACACGGGCGGGTGCGCCTGATCACCATTGATCGCGCCGACAAGATGAATTCGCTCGATTTTGACGCCAATGATCGCTTGATCGATGTGTGGCGCCAATTCGCCGCCGATGACGGTGCGCGCGTGGCGGTGATCACCGGCGCTGGCGATGCCGCTTTTTGCGCCGGCGCGGATTTGAAAACTTACACCATTGATTATGCGACCCGTCCGGCGCCCGAATTCCGCCAGCGCTACACCGACGGCCCCGGCTTCGGCGGCATCACGCGCGGGCTCGACATCGACAAGCCGATCGTCGCCGCGATCAACGGTTACGCCATTTCAGGCGGGCTCGAACTCGCCGAAGCCTGCGATATCCGCTTTTGTTCGCCGAACGCCGAATTCGCCCATCAAGATGTTACCTGGGGTTTTCACCCCTGTGATGGCGGCTGCGTGCGCTTGCCGCAAATCGTCGGCCTCGGCAATGCGATGGAAATGATCCTTTCAGGCGAGCGCATCGATGCCGCGCATGCAATGCGCATCGGCTTGGTAAACCGCATCTATCCGGCTGCCGATTTGGTGGCCCGCAGTCTCGAATTCGCCGATGTGCTCGCCAGCCGCGCGCCACTCGCGCAGCGCTACGCCAAGGAAGTCATGTTGAGCGCGCCGGACATGCCGATGGCAAACGCGCTCAGGCATGAATCGCGCTCATTCTATGATCTCGGCGGCACCGATGATATCGCCGAAGGCACCACCGCCTTCCGCGAAAAACGTCCGGCGAATTTCAAAGGTAGGTAATCTTCATGGCGAAGAAACAAGCCGAGGGTCTGAGCCAGCTTGGGCAAAAGACGGAATTGCCGGATTCTCCCGACAAAGCGCTTCTCGAAAGCGTGCCGAATCCGCACCCCGGAACCGACTATGCCGTGCGCTTTACCAACCCTGAATTTACCTCAATCTGCCCGATCACCGGGCAACCGGATTTCGCCCATTTGGTGATCGATTATGTGCCCGGCGCGCGCTTGGTTGAGAGTAAATCGCTAAAGCTTTATCTTGCGTCGTTCCGCAATCACGGCGCGTTCCACGAGGATTGCACCGTCGCCATTGCCAAACGCCTTGAAGATCTGTTGGCGCCGCGTTGGCTCCGCATCGGCGGTTACTGGTTTCCGCGCGGCGGCATGCCGATCGACATATTCTATCAATCCGGACCGCCGCCAAAGGATTTGTGGCTGCCGGACCAGGGCGTCGCGCCCTATCGCGGCAGAGGTTAGGAGAGCTATAAACGTGCCCAGCTTGTCTGAAGTCATGCGCCCGGCCGCGTTGTTCTGGATCGCGCTATACATCGGCCTGATCGTCCTGGTGAACTGGCTGTTCACTGTGGTGCCGCTGGTTGAAATGGGCGGTGGCGACAAATGGCCACCGGTCGCCTTGATTGTCGGCCTGGTCTTCGTGGCGCGCGATTTTGCGCAGCGCGCCATTGGCCATTGGGTGCTGGCCGCTATGCTGATCGCGGCGGTGCTGTCCTATTTTATGGCCAATCCTTTTATCGCCTATGCCTCAGTGGCGGCGTTCGCTATCAGCGAACTGGCGGACTGGCTGATCTACAGCTTCACCAAACGGCCGTTCTCGCAGCGCATCCTATATTCTAGCGTGCTGGCGACACCGATCGACAGCGTCGTTTTCCTTGGCATTCTCGGAATTTTGTCGGCCCCCGCCGCCCTGGCAATGATCGCCAGCAAGATGGTCGGCGCGCTGATTGTTTGGTATCTCGTGCGCCACCGTATGGAAGTCGCGCGCGCCGCTTAGGCGCCCGGCGTTTTCGGGTCGATCGGGACATGCCCGGCCAATCCCATTTGCTGTTCCATCAGCGCGGCGGCGGCGAGGACACGCGCCTCTGCGCCGGGCGGGCCGATAATTTGTAATCCGACCGGCAAGCCATCCCGCGTGAATCCCGCAGGCGTCGATATGGCAGGGCAGCCGGTCAGTGAGATCACAAAGGTAATGCCCAACCAGTCGACGTAATTGTCGAATTTATGGCCGTTTACTTCTTCGATGTAACGGATATCGACATCGAAGGGCGGCACGATGACGGTCGGACAGAGCAGCAAATCATGGGTGGTAAAGAATTTCGCCATGCGCCGATAGAGCTTGGTGCGGGCAATCTCTGCGCTGCCGATCTCTTCGGATTGAAGCGCCATGCCCTTTTCAATGTTCCAGATCAGCTCTGGTTTTAAGGCGTCGCGCCGGGTGCGTAGCAGGTCGGCCTTCATGGCTGAGAACAGGGCAGCGCGCAGTGTTTGAAAAGTATCCACAGCACCCTTGAAACTCGGGCCACCATCCTCGACTTGTGCGCCGAAGCCTTTAAAGCGCTGCGCGGCGGCGGCACATATCTCGGCCACTTCGCTATCCACCGGAAACTGCCCCAAATCCGGGCTGTAGGCGACACGCGTCGGTGCAAGCCCTTCTTTGTGGCGCACCGCTTCAGCGAACGGTTGGGCTGGGGCGGCGAGGGAAATCGGGTCTTCGACATGGCTGCCGCACATGGCATCGAGAAAGAGCGCCGTATCGAGGGCGTCGCGCGCCATCGGGCCGTCGACCGCCAGCAAATCAAAGGCCAGGTCTGCCGGGCCGTGCGGCACCCGCCCCGGGCTCGGGCGCAGACCGGTGATTGAACAATAGCTTGCCGGGATACGCAGGCTGCCGCCGAGGTCCGAGCCAGTTGCCATCCACACCTGACCCGCCGCCAGGGACACCGCCGCGCCGCCGGACGAGCCGCCGCAGCTTTTGTCGGTATTCCATGGATTACGGGTTTTGCCAAACACCTCGTTGAAGGTGCTGGCGCCGGCACCGAATTCAGGCGTGTTGCTCTTGCCCATGACGATCGCGCCATTGGCTTCGAGGCGTTCCACCATGATGTCGGAGCGGGCCGGGATGTGATCTGCATAGAGCGGCGAGCCCCACGTCGTGCGCACCCCTTCGACCGCAACCAAATCCTTGACCGAAATCGGCAAACCGCCGAGCCAAGCCGGATCGCTGCGCCTGTCCGCGCCGCTCGCCATGATGCGCTTGGCATGGGCGCGCGCGCGTTCGATACAAAGCGTCGGCAGGGCGTTGAGCGCACCGTCCGTCGTCTCGATACGGGCCGCCGAGGCCTCCACCAACTCAAGTGGTGAAATTTCACCCTTACGCAGAAAAGCGACGGCGTCCGCCGCGCTCAGTCGAAAGAGTTCGCTCGAATTATTTTGATCTGCCATGATTTTGTTCCGGAGTTTCTTGCCAGAAATATCTGATACCATGCCGGGCGCGTCCGCGTCGCCTGCGCAGTTATCCGAGCGCGTC
This genomic window from Pseudomonadota bacterium contains:
- a CDS encoding VWA domain-containing protein, whose translation is MSRLAPVDIAGGGKLAANIMHFGRALRAAGLPAGPGKTLEALQAAALVGLGPRDDFYWALHAVFVERAAQRQVFDQAFRLFWRNPDELRRMMALAAPSTAPKDEPEKISRRVADALSPDDAPQSQTEDEIEVELDATEAYSAMEMLQDMDFDSMSQDEVEEAKRVIAEMRLPIMDIPTRRFVADPRGAKIDMRATLRAGLRSSGAMMPLKYRRRVTRHPPLVVLCDISGSMSRYSRMFLHFVHAVTNDRDRVHSFIFGTRLTNITRHLQYRDVDVALDRVANAAKDWSGGTRIGESLLEFNRFWSRRVLGQGAVVLLITDGLDRGDVDGLGREIERLHKSCRHLIWLNPLLRFEGFRPEARGVRAILPHVDDFRSVHNLHSLSDIGAALSGYKNADWPISEVA
- a CDS encoding SDR family oxidoreductase, encoding MKLEGKVALITGSSRGIGACIARRYGTEGARVAVVAHTKLDRAEAVAAEIIAAGGEAKAFQADVAQVSECDRLAREVIAAFGTVDILVNNAGVFTAISIEETTEEIWDAQVDLNMKGSFFMARAVVPCMKAQGSGKIINITSIAGVGGFPNAGAYCSSKGGQLNMVNALCLELAKDGINVNSLAPGNIKTDMNEAYRAEPGFDERQAALTPTGIGHIDPNDLTGAAVFLASSDADQVHGANLLVDGGWAAW
- a CDS encoding enoyl-CoA hydratase/isomerase family protein → MASDILYEKHGRVRLITIDRADKMNSLDFDANDRLIDVWRQFAADDGARVAVITGAGDAAFCAGADLKTYTIDYATRPAPEFRQRYTDGPGFGGITRGLDIDKPIVAAINGYAISGGLELAEACDIRFCSPNAEFAHQDVTWGFHPCDGGCVRLPQIVGLGNAMEMILSGERIDAAHAMRIGLVNRIYPAADLVARSLEFADVLASRAPLAQRYAKEVMLSAPDMPMANALRHESRSFYDLGGTDDIAEGTTAFREKRPANFKGR
- the queF gene encoding preQ(1) synthase, which encodes MAKKQAEGLSQLGQKTELPDSPDKALLESVPNPHPGTDYAVRFTNPEFTSICPITGQPDFAHLVIDYVPGARLVESKSLKLYLASFRNHGAFHEDCTVAIAKRLEDLLAPRWLRIGGYWFPRGGMPIDIFYQSGPPPKDLWLPDQGVAPYRGRG
- a CDS encoding VUT family protein, yielding MPSLSEVMRPAALFWIALYIGLIVLVNWLFTVVPLVEMGGGDKWPPVALIVGLVFVARDFAQRAIGHWVLAAMLIAAVLSYFMANPFIAYASVAAFAISELADWLIYSFTKRPFSQRILYSSVLATPIDSVVFLGILGILSAPAALAMIASKMVGALIVWYLVRHRMEVARAA
- a CDS encoding amidase family protein, with amino-acid sequence MADQNNSSELFRLSAADAVAFLRKGEISPLELVEASAARIETTDGALNALPTLCIERARAHAKRIMASGADRRSDPAWLGGLPISVKDLVAVEGVRTTWGSPLYADHIPARSDIMVERLEANGAIVMGKSNTPEFGAGASTFNEVFGKTRNPWNTDKSCGGSSGGAAVSLAAGQVWMATGSDLGGSLRIPASYCSITGLRPSPGRVPHGPADLAFDLLAVDGPMARDALDTALFLDAMCGSHVEDPISLAAPAQPFAEAVRHKEGLAPTRVAYSPDLGQFPVDSEVAEICAAAAQRFKGFGAQVEDGGPSFKGAVDTFQTLRAALFSAMKADLLRTRRDALKPELIWNIEKGMALQSEEIGSAEIARTKLYRRMAKFFTTHDLLLCPTVIVPPFDVDIRYIEEVNGHKFDNYVDWLGITFVISLTGCPAISTPAGFTRDGLPVGLQIIGPPGAEARVLAAAALMEQQMGLAGHVPIDPKTPGA